The following proteins come from a genomic window of Sardina pilchardus chromosome 1, fSarPil1.1, whole genome shotgun sequence:
- the LOC134079218 gene encoding interferon-induced protein 44-like, which translates to MGGSKSKEHRTPSPPSSPLLHNPWRTLEWDKRDEMKEELRNIQISTPDVKHLRILVYGPVGAGKSSFINSIDSIFQRRLTSGAIAEACAGHSFTKTYKTHKIKDGGYKSYLPFVFSDVMGLERETEDPEGVQIDDLKKILAGHIREGYTFNPLNSHPSEMDNKDPGLSDRIHCLVSIIPADGTLWCVDGDNISDHAMRKKDKAFIQKIKDVRAHASTMGKCYPAANQ; encoded by the exons ATGGGAGGATCAAAATCTAAGGAGCATCgtactccttctcctccctcctctccat TGCTACATAATCCCTGGAGGACACTGGAGTGGGA CAAAAGGGATGAGATGAAAGAAGAGCTGAGAAATATTCAAATCAGCACCCCAGATGTGAAGCATCTGCGTATCCTGGTCTATGGTCCAGTGGGAGCAGGGAAGtccagcttcatcaactccatcgACTCCATCTTCCAGAGGCGCTTGACCAGTGGGGCCATAGCTGAAGCTTGTGCTGGACACAGCTTCACAAAGACA TATAAAACCCACAAAATCAAAGATGGAGGATACAAATCCTACTTGCCATTTGTCTTCAGTGATGTCATGGGCctggaaagagaaacagaagatCCTGAAGGGGTGCAAATAGATGACCTCAAAAAAATATTGGCGGGTCACATTAGAGAAGGTTAtacg TTCAATCCATTAAATTCACATCCATCAGAGATGGACAACAAGGATCCAGGTCTGAGTGACAGGATTCACTGTCTAGTCAGCATCATTCCAGCAGATGGTACCCTCTGGTGTGTTGACGGCGACAACATTTCAGACCATGCCATGCGGAAAAAAGACAAAGCCTTCATCCAAAAGATTAAAGATGTCAGAGCACATGCCAGCACAATGGGCAAGTGTTACCCAGCAGCCAATCAG